A genomic region of Canis aureus isolate CA01 chromosome 16, VMU_Caureus_v.1.0, whole genome shotgun sequence contains the following coding sequences:
- the HASPIN gene encoding serine/threonine-protein kinase haspin, with product MAASAPLPGNRLFRTYGNVGGGRPRRGPDRAGAQWFPPQDRKRFFSSSSSSDASSGGPSGSVASDDPDDPDFLGLPAGRRRRRPGGRASRDRPSLIATPRRLRLRARPPQKCSTPCGPLGPPPFPSDDPGRPSPDLSACGQPGDGGELGTSASLFSSPVSPGPGPPAPGDSVLCTGPSASLDVASEVPGGLHLPAASLDTPPLHGFQEAAGGGRFTRLAHQARASLRSALFNIMDFGNSEDSEFGADGRNMRGSCCEKEQTRGSLERPGLSRMGMKRATGHDSCQEVRSPGAAQMDCEEADGFGSCIVSGETNRPERTRPRRKRKLEETVETSLIHCHQFKSQKMEKDSFLTQDLTHLQNSCSWTKARASFSLHKKKMVTAVSEVCSSHTIASSLSGSLISECLSPPVMIRTNSALSPWHCSSMYLLTPLKTLHVTDKKASDAAKVYGECSQEGPVPFSYCLSTEKLECCQKIGEGVFGEVFQTIVNHTPVALKIIAIEGPDLVNGAHQKTFEEILPEIIISKELSLLSDEVYNRTEGFIGLNSVHCVQGSYPPLLLRAWDHYNSTKGSANDRPDFFEENQLFIVLEFEFGGTELEQMRTKLSSMATAKSILHQITASLAVAEASLHFEHRDLHWGNVLLKKTSVKELRYTLNGKTSTIPTHGLQVNIIDYTLSRLERDGIVVFCDISMDEDLFTGEGDYQFEIYRLMRKENNNCWGEYHPYNNVLWLHYLTDKILKQMTFKIKCNTPAMKQMKRKIQHFYRTMLNFSSATDLLYQHSLFK from the coding sequence ATGGCGGCCTCGGCGCCGCTACCCGGGAATCGGCTCTTCCGAACGTACGGGAACGTGGGCGGCGGGAGGCCGCGGCGGGGGCCGGACCGGGCAGGGGCGCAGTGGTTCCCGCCGCAGGACCGGAAGCGTTttttcagcagcagcagcagcagcgacgCCAGCAGCGGCGGCCCCTCGGGGTCTGTAGCTTCCGACGATCCCGACGACCCTGACTTCCTCGGCCTTCCGGCgggtcggcggcggcggcgcccgggcGGCAGAGCCTCCAGGGACCGGCCGAGTCTGATCGCGACCCCCCGACGCCTCAGGCTGCGAGCCCGGCCCCCGCAGAAGTGCAGCACCCCCTGCGGCCCGCTCGGCCCGCCGCCCTTCCCGAGCGACGACCCAGGCCGCCCCAGCCCGGACCTCAGTGCGTGCGGCCAGCCCGGCGACGGCGGCGAGCTGGGCACCAGTGCCTCCCTTTTCAGCAGTCCGGTctctcccggccccggccccccggccccgggagACAGTGTCCTCTGCACCGGACCCTCCGCCTCCTTGGATGTGGCCTCTGAAGTCCCGGGCGGCTTGCACCTCCCAGCAGCTTCCCTGGACACACCACCCCTCCACGGCTtccaggaggcagcaggaggaggcaggTTCACCAGGTTGGCCCACCAAGCCCGTGCGAGCCTCAGGTCAGCTCTCTTTAATATTATGGACTTTGGAAACTCTGAAGATTCTGAGTTTGGAGCAGATGGGAGGAATATGAGGGGGTCTTGCTGTGAAAAGGAGCAGACAAGGGGGAGTCTGGAGAGGCCAGGTTTATCACGCATGGGTATGAAGAGGGCCACAGGCCACGACTCCTGTCAGGAGGTGAGGTCTCCAGGGGCTGCCCAGATGGACTGTGAGGAGGCTGACGGTTTCGGGAGCTGTATTGTATCTGGAGAAACCAACAGGCCTGAGAGAACCAGGCCTAGGCGAAAAAGGAAACTTGAGGAAACAGTAGAAACCTCCCTTATCCATTGCCACCAGTTTaagagccaaaagatggaaaaagactCATTCCTCACACAGGACCTGACTCACTTACAAAACTCCTGCTCTTGGACCAAAGCCAGGGCTTCCTTCAGTCTCCACAAGAAGAAGATGGTGACTGCTGTGTCAGAAGTATGCAGCAGCCACACCATTGCCAGttctctctctgggtccctcATATCTGAATGTTTAAGCCCTCCTGTTATGATCAGAACAAATAGTGCTCTATCTCCTTGGCACTGCTCTTCCATGTACTTGCTAACCCCCTTAAAGACACTACACGTCACAGACAAAAAAGCATCTGACGCTGCAAAGGTTTATGGAGAGTGCAGTCAGGAAGGTCCTGTCCCCTTTAGCTATTGCCTTTCCACAGAAAAACTTGAGTGCTGTCAGAAGATTGGGGAAGGGGTGTTTGGTGAAGTGTTTCAAACAATTGTTAACCACACACCTGTTGCCCTAAAAATCATTGCTATTGAAGGACCAGATCTAGTCAATGGAGCCCATCAGAAAACTTTTGAGGAAATTCTGCCAGAGATCATCATCTCCAAAGAGTTGAGCCTCTTGTCTGATGAGGTATACAACCGTACAGAAGGCTTTATTGGTTTGAACTCCGTGCACTGTGTTCAAGGATCTTACCCTCCCTTGCTCCTCAGAGCCTGGGACCATTATAACTCAACTAAAGGGTCTGCAAATGACCGGCCTGACTTTTTTGAGGAGAACCAACTCTTCATTGTACTGGAATTTGAGTTTGGAGGGACTGAGTTAGAGCAAATGAGAACAAAGTTGTCCTCCATGGCTACCGCAAAGAGCATTCTACACCAGATCACTGCATCCCTCGCAGTGGCAGAGGCATCACTGCACTTTGAGCACCGAGACTTACATTGGGGGAACGTGCTCTTAAAGAAAACCAGCGTCAAAGAGCTCCGCTACACCCTCAATGGGAAGACAAGCACCATCCCCACCCATGGACTGCAAGTCAATATCATTGACTACACCCTGTCACGGTTGGAGCGGGATGGAATTGTGGTGTTCTGCGACATTTCCATGGATGAGGACCTATTTACAGGTGAAGGTGACTACCAGTTTGAGATCTACAGGCTAATGAGGAAGGAGAACAACAACTGCTGGGGTGAATATCATCCTTATAATAATGTGCTCTGGCTCCATTACCTCACAGATAAGATTCTGAAACAGATGACCTTCAAGATTAAATGTAACACCCCTGCCAtgaaacaaatgaagagaaagatCCAGCATTTCTATAGGACAATGCTGAActtcagctctgccactgacttGCTTTACCAACACAGTCTCTTCAAGTAA